Proteins encoded by one window of Cervus canadensis isolate Bull #8, Minnesota chromosome 18, ASM1932006v1, whole genome shotgun sequence:
- the C5AR2 gene encoding C5a anaphylatoxin chemotactic receptor 2: MENTSLGNEYGDYGDIPDLPVDCADGSCISVDLLHATPLLLYAAVFLVGVPGNAMMAWVTWKEARQRISAIWFLQLAVADLLCCLSLPILAVSVAHKGHWLYGAVGCRTLPSVILLSMYASVLLLATLSTDLCLLALRPIWWGAARRACRVRAACGACWGLALLLTVPSAVYRRLHQEHFPRRLECVVDYGGSTVAENSVTAIRFIFGFLGPLVVVVVCHGALLCHATRRCWPLGLAVVVGFFVCWAPYHALGLILTMAAPHSSLLAQALRAEPLVVGLALAHSCLNPMLFLYFGQAQLRQSLPAACRWALKEPQSEDESMVSKKSTSHDLVSEMEV; encoded by the coding sequence ATGGAGAACACTTCTCTCGGCAACGAGTATGGGGATTACGGCGACATTCCGGATCTCCCGGTGGACTGCGCTGATGGCTCCTGCATCTCCGTTGACCTCCTCCACGCGACCCCACTCCTGCTGTATGCCGCTGTCTTCCTGGTGGGGGTGCCGGGCAATGCCATGATGGCCTGGGTGACCTGGAAAGAGGCCCGCCAGAGGATCAGTGCCATCTGGTTCCTCCAACTGGCCGTAGCGGACCTGCTCTGctgtctgtctctccccatcCTGGCGGTGTCGGTTGCCCACAAAGGCCATTGGCTGTACGGGGCAGTGGGCTGCCGGACCCTGCCCTCTGTCATCCTGCTGTCCATGTATGCCAGCGTCCTCCTCCTGGCCACTCTCAGCACGGACCTCTGCCTGCTGGCCCTCAGGCCCATCTGGTGGGGTGCAGCCAGGCGGGCATGCAGGGTGCGGGCAGCCTGTGGGGCATGCTGGGGGCTGGCCCTGCTGCTCACCGTGCCCTCGGCCGTCTACCGCCGGCTGCATCAGGAGCATTTCCCACGCCGGCTGGAGTGTGTGGTGGACTACGGTGGCTCGACCGTGGCAGAGAACTCAGTGACGGCCATCCGGTTTATTTTTGGCTTCCTGGGGCCACTGGTGGTCGTGGTCGTCTGCCATGGTGCCCTCCTGTGTCACGCTACGCGACGCTGCTGGCCACTGGGCCTGGCCGTCGTGGTGGGGTTTTTTGTCTGCTGGGCCCCCTACCATGCGCTGGGACTGATACTCACCATGGCGGCCCCACACTCCAGCCTCCTGGCCCAGGCCCTGCGGGCTGAACCCTTGGTGGTGGGCCTGGCTCTTGCTCACAGCTGCCTCAATCCCatgcttttcctttattttgggcAGGCTCAACTCCGCCAGTCTCTGCCAGCCGCATGTCGCTGGGCCCTGAAGGAGCCACAGAGTGAGGATGAAAGTATGGTCAGCAAGAAATCGACTAGCCACGACCTGGTCTCAGAGATGGAAGTGTAG
- the LOC122420398 gene encoding 40S ribosomal protein S3-like, with product MAVEISKKRKFVADGIFKAELNEFLTRELAEDGYSGVEVRVTPTRTEIIILATRTQNVLGEKGWRIRELTAVVQKRFGFSEGSVELYAEKVARGLCAIAQAESLCYKLLGGLAVQRACCGVLRFIMESGAKGCEVVVSGKLQGQRAKSMKFVDGLMIHSGDPVNYYIHTAVGHVLLRQGVLGIKVKIMLPWDPTGKTGPKKPLPDHVSIVVPKDEILPTTPISEQKGGKPEPPAMPQPVPTA from the coding sequence ATGGCCGTGGAAATTTCCAAGAAGAGGAAGTTTGTCGCTGATGGCATCTTCAAAGCTGAACTGAACGAGTTTCTCACTCGGGAGCTGGCTGAAGATGGGTACTCTGGAGTTGAGGTCCGAGTTACACCAACCAGGACAGAAATCATTATCCTGGCCACCAGGACACAGAATGTACTTGGTGAGAAGGGCTGGCGGATCCGGGAGTTGACTGCTGTGGTTCAGAAGAGATTTGGCTTCTCTGAAGGGAGTGTAGAGCTTTATGCTGAAAAGGTAGCCAGAGGACTGTGTGCCATTGCCCAGGCAGAATCTTTGTGTTACAAGCTCCTAGGAGGCCTTGCTGTGCAGAGGGCCTGCtgtggtgtgctgcggttcatcaTGGAGAGTGGGGCCAAAGGCTGCGAGGTCGTGGTGTCTGGGAAACTTCAAGGACAGAGGGCTAAATCCATGAAGTTTGTGGATGGCCTCATGATCCACAGTGGGGACCCTGTTAACTACTACATTCACACTGCCGTGGGCCATGTGCTGCTCAGACAGGGTGTGCTGGGCATCAAGGTAAAGATCATGCTGCCTTGGGACCCAACTGGTAAGACTGGCCCTAAGAAGCCTCTGCCTGATCACGTGAGCATTGTGGTACCCAAAGATGAAATactgcccaccacccccatctCTGAACAGAAGGGTGGGAAGCCAGAGCCGCCTGCCATGCCCCAGCCGGTACCCACAGCATAA